The Nycticebus coucang isolate mNycCou1 chromosome 8, mNycCou1.pri, whole genome shotgun sequence genome has a window encoding:
- the MKRN2OS gene encoding MKRN2 opposite strand protein isoform X2 gives MHGVQRDDSGWEQSISIPLLQPNMYGLMDQWDKYLEDFSTSGPWLPHRYEEDRHNCYSYALTFINCVLTTEGKVQLDKSEFTERYVVPRTRLASKYITLHRAVEEQGFYVTDRPHPETRPPSGSGLC, from the exons ATGCATGGTGTCCAGCGAGATGACTCAGGGTGGGAGCAGAGCATAAGCATCCCCTTACTGCAGCCCAACATGTACGGACTGATGGATCAGTGGGACAAGTACCTGGAAGACTTCTCCACCTCAGGGCCCTGGCTGCCCCACAG GTACGAAGAAGACCGTCACAACTGCTACAGTTATGCCCTCACCTTCATTAACTGTGTCCTGACCACAGAAGGGAAAGTGCAACTGGACAAGAGTGAATTCACAGAGAGATACGTGGTCCCAAGGACAAGGCTGGCTTCCAAGTACATCACACTCCACCGCGCAGTAGAGGAGCAGGGCTTCTATGTGACTGACCGTCCCCACCCAGAGACACGCCCTCCTTCTGGCAGCGGTTTGTGCTGA